A part of Bdellovibrionales bacterium genomic DNA contains:
- a CDS encoding tetratricopeptide repeat protein, translating to MKILNLSFISEAAKVSLIFACIQLTACTTSMLTVQTSPEGADVYVVYPGQQPSRLGKTPLSMDSYPLSSQPGDSLKLIVEKEGFRAEHYLVPKTVFAASIRLDIEMRESKLPAACTDQDAAVEEVARSVAQAQSHIQAKMYDNALRILKNLNDKFPNSSVVYDLMGNTHYLMKDLEKALSSYEKSLRLSPNNSETQRMVAKLKQIYSIRSPAGN from the coding sequence ATGAAGATTTTAAACCTCAGTTTTATCTCGGAAGCTGCAAAGGTCAGTTTGATTTTCGCATGCATTCAATTGACAGCTTGTACAACGAGTATGCTGACCGTGCAGACCTCACCCGAAGGGGCCGATGTGTACGTTGTTTATCCGGGACAACAGCCCTCTCGTTTGGGCAAGACTCCTTTGAGCATGGACAGTTATCCTCTCTCATCGCAGCCGGGAGATTCGTTAAAATTGATTGTTGAGAAAGAGGGGTTTCGTGCTGAGCATTACTTAGTTCCAAAGACGGTCTTTGCAGCGAGCATCCGTCTCGATATCGAAATGAGGGAGAGCAAATTGCCGGCAGCATGTACGGATCAAGACGCAGCCGTCGAAGAGGTCGCTCGATCCGTGGCTCAGGCCCAGTCTCATATTCAGGCTAAAATGTATGATAACGCACTTCGAATTTTAAAAAATCTCAATGATAAATTCCCCAACTCTAGCGTTGTTTACGATCTGATGGGGAACACTCACTATCTGATGAAGGACTTGGAGAAAGCCCTTAGTTCGTATGAAAAATCACTGAGACTCAGTCCAAACAATAGTGAAACACAAAGAATGGTGGCCAAATTGAAACAGATATATTCCATTCGTTCTCCGGCGGGTAATTAG
- a CDS encoding MotA/TolQ/ExbB proton channel family protein, which produces MFYLVGLIIATSSVVAVVVHLQQAYNSYWDFVAFAMVLGGTMAVATIIAPWDIYRDFVRNLKRLFVYVAPSQREFLQLCLDIISKHKNGLKDFKVDPSRLEQRILRDGLELISLGFNPDKIEIILKERVYQANERNFRVSAMVRSLAKYPPAFGLAGTVFGLVHLMRGVSEGMNAKETGIRMAIALVATLYGLMVANLFVNPAGELMNRFAKMDEVLAEIAIQAVLLAADGTPVLEAQEMLNSFVDTDQRIDLTSIAEIPNAGAA; this is translated from the coding sequence ATGTTTTACCTCGTCGGACTCATTATAGCGACTTCCAGTGTGGTGGCTGTTGTTGTTCATCTTCAGCAGGCCTACAATAGCTATTGGGACTTTGTGGCCTTTGCGATGGTGCTAGGCGGAACCATGGCTGTAGCAACAATTATTGCACCCTGGGATATCTACCGCGATTTTGTACGAAACCTGAAGCGACTGTTCGTCTACGTGGCACCATCACAGAGAGAGTTTCTGCAACTGTGTCTCGATATTATTTCTAAGCATAAGAATGGTCTAAAGGACTTTAAGGTTGATCCGTCTCGTTTGGAACAGAGAATTCTTCGCGATGGACTGGAGCTGATCTCACTTGGGTTTAATCCAGACAAAATAGAAATCATTTTAAAGGAAAGAGTCTATCAAGCAAATGAGCGAAATTTTAGGGTCAGTGCCATGGTTCGCTCCTTGGCAAAATATCCACCAGCTTTTGGTCTTGCTGGTACAGTTTTCGGTCTGGTGCATCTGATGCGCGGAGTTTCAGAGGGAATGAATGCAAAAGAGACAGGTATTCGGATGGCGATTGCCCTCGTTGCGACACTTTACGGACTGATGGTAGCCAACTTATTCGTGAATCCGGCGGGAGAATTGATGAATCGGTTTGCGAAGATGGACGAGGTTCTTGCGGAAATTGCAATTCAGGCCGTTCTTTTGGCAGCAGACGGCACTCCGGTTCTAGAGGCGCAGGAAATGTTAAATTCCTTTGTTGATACGGATCAGAGAATCGACTTAACCTCGATTGCAGAAATCCCGAACGCAGGCGCCGCGTGA
- a CDS encoding insulinase family protein has product MSHVLLSIFFLGLACLASAEEESPSYLDDPYSQIEFFVLENGLEVILAPESAARTVKVYYEVDVGYGSEDAQNLGVSHLLEHALFRHPDLSSNMSFLDVIQEMGGQGNGITSKLTTSYFATVPSKKVTWTIQTFAKMMLGRKIQRKDLEKSRREVQLEIGEANPVTSILGFDAAKWLTLPYLKAPEFYEYNFGMDIGKTSFTEEENRLSNQKIRLDQVQDRYDRYYYPGNSRLYVAGTFDPTKIKEVLRASWGSFSSSFKHELRPTQTPQPRGKPHVIHDITSDNVPGLQVGTLLYDLTYLEEVAVNIYINFMASELMKEIRNQRGQTYTVVPRYYTESGVGFASVELEAHRADYEDIESRVRSIFMSIAERGLSGAEFESARAAYLKQLSLVESDSESLYSLSAAWRELRNRYGTDIISPYAMVRDLTTEQMNEALKKHFQPQRRLEILDSANILFRYDDWVFGFIVFLIGLAAMRWITLKPFNHNELRWVRKVRYPGLKLVELSALALSAFLFDHAKYVLEQIIPELIDLRQVMIFNGYLLPWTESLAAVVILIATFSAYPRKLMVVNHSLLVKSLTFYSYRIAFEDVEGVEGVLYLKHIVSWKNLKELGWRHYIFHPFVWEPALLVRTKQKSYVFSIKEGNEAAKELRELIDDFRKTNLFENKPILFPLPQMKLR; this is encoded by the coding sequence GTGAGCCATGTTCTTCTCAGTATTTTTTTCTTGGGTCTCGCTTGTCTTGCTTCAGCTGAAGAAGAATCGCCATCTTATTTAGATGATCCCTATAGCCAGATTGAATTCTTCGTCCTCGAGAATGGCTTAGAGGTGATCCTCGCGCCCGAATCGGCAGCTCGAACTGTGAAGGTCTACTATGAAGTTGACGTCGGTTATGGATCCGAAGACGCCCAGAACCTGGGGGTTTCCCATCTTCTGGAGCATGCCCTATTTAGGCACCCAGATCTTTCATCAAATATGTCCTTTCTTGATGTCATCCAAGAAATGGGAGGACAGGGTAACGGAATTACTTCGAAACTGACGACCTCGTATTTTGCGACGGTACCTAGCAAGAAAGTGACTTGGACAATTCAGACCTTTGCAAAAATGATGTTGGGTAGAAAAATTCAAAGGAAGGACTTGGAGAAGTCGCGTCGTGAGGTCCAATTGGAAATAGGGGAAGCCAATCCGGTGACTTCGATTCTTGGATTCGACGCGGCCAAATGGCTCACTCTTCCTTACCTTAAAGCTCCGGAATTCTATGAGTACAACTTCGGCATGGATATTGGTAAGACCTCCTTTACCGAAGAAGAAAATCGATTGTCCAACCAAAAAATCAGATTGGACCAGGTTCAGGATCGCTATGATCGCTATTATTACCCTGGAAATTCTAGACTTTATGTTGCTGGAACCTTTGATCCGACGAAGATCAAGGAAGTATTGCGAGCTTCTTGGGGCTCATTTTCATCAAGTTTCAAACATGAGTTAAGGCCTACACAGACTCCCCAGCCGCGGGGTAAACCTCATGTCATCCACGACATAACCTCTGACAACGTCCCAGGCCTTCAGGTGGGTACTCTGCTTTACGATTTGACCTATTTAGAGGAAGTTGCCGTTAATATTTACATCAATTTTATGGCTAGTGAATTGATGAAGGAAATAAGAAATCAGAGGGGACAAACCTATACTGTTGTTCCGCGATACTACACGGAGTCTGGAGTTGGCTTTGCGAGTGTTGAGCTTGAGGCACATCGGGCTGACTATGAAGACATTGAATCAAGGGTTCGATCAATCTTTATGAGCATTGCCGAAAGAGGACTTTCTGGTGCTGAGTTCGAAAGTGCGCGTGCAGCCTATTTGAAGCAGCTCAGTTTAGTTGAATCTGACAGTGAATCTCTCTATTCCCTTTCTGCAGCCTGGAGAGAGTTGCGAAACCGTTACGGAACGGATATTATTTCCCCTTACGCCATGGTCCGAGATTTGACAACAGAGCAAATGAATGAAGCCCTAAAAAAACATTTCCAACCGCAGCGTCGTCTTGAGATACTGGATTCAGCAAATATTCTTTTTCGATACGATGATTGGGTTTTTGGTTTCATTGTTTTTCTCATTGGGCTGGCCGCGATGAGATGGATCACATTAAAGCCATTCAACCACAATGAGTTGAGGTGGGTTCGGAAGGTTCGATATCCTGGCTTAAAGCTTGTTGAGCTCTCTGCTCTGGCTCTCTCTGCATTTCTGTTTGATCATGCGAAATATGTTCTGGAACAAATAATTCCAGAATTGATCGATCTGCGTCAGGTGATGATTTTTAATGGATACCTTTTGCCCTGGACGGAATCTTTGGCAGCCGTCGTGATCTTGATTGCCACGTTTAGCGCCTATCCACGAAAGCTGATGGTGGTGAACCATTCCTTGCTTGTGAAAAGTTTGACGTTTTATTCCTATCGCATTGCGTTTGAGGATGTCGAAGGAGTTGAAGGGGTATTGTATTTGAAGCACATTGTGTCTTGGAAAAACCTGAAGGAATTAGGTTGGCGACACTATATTTTTCATCCATTTGTTTGGGAGCCAGCTCTGTTGGTTCGGACGAAACAGAAGTCCTATGTTTTTAGTATCAAAGAGGGGAATGAAGCTGCAAAAGAATTGAGAGAACTCATCGATGATTTTAGGAAGACTAATTTGTTCGAAAATAAGCCAATACTTTTTCCTTTGCCTCAGATGAAGCTGCGTTAG
- a CDS encoding bifunctional methionine sulfoxide reductase B/A protein produces the protein MTKGKYKEVPSREELKKRLTPEQYFVTQEDGTEPPFENAYWNKKDDGIYVDVVTGEPLFSSLNKYDSGTGWPSFDRALVESEIVKKEDRKFFSKRTEVRSRYANSHLGHVFDDGPASTGRRYCINSAALRFVSIERMKEEGYGEFLFLFAEKKGWKLATLAGGCFWGVEELIRKIPGVIETQVGYSGGDLKNPVYDIVKMGKSNHAEAVQILFDPKKLAYEEILLQFFKLHDPTTLNQQGNDKGTQYRSAIFYADGEQKKIAEAVKSRVDKSGKWKSPVVTQIVSYRDFWRAEDVHQKYLEKNPQGYTCHFVRDISF, from the coding sequence ATGACCAAGGGTAAATACAAAGAGGTTCCATCCAGGGAAGAATTGAAAAAGCGCCTGACCCCTGAACAATATTTCGTCACCCAAGAGGACGGAACGGAACCTCCGTTTGAGAATGCCTATTGGAATAAAAAAGACGATGGCATTTATGTCGATGTTGTGACCGGCGAGCCCTTGTTTAGCTCTCTCAATAAATATGATTCTGGGACCGGATGGCCCAGTTTTGATCGAGCTCTGGTCGAATCAGAAATTGTCAAAAAGGAGGATCGCAAGTTTTTTTCTAAAAGAACAGAGGTTAGATCAAGATATGCGAATTCTCATCTTGGTCATGTGTTTGACGATGGTCCAGCGTCCACAGGGCGTCGCTATTGTATCAATTCAGCGGCTCTCAGGTTTGTATCCATCGAGAGAATGAAAGAAGAGGGCTACGGTGAGTTCTTGTTTCTTTTTGCCGAAAAAAAAGGGTGGAAATTGGCTACTTTGGCAGGGGGGTGTTTTTGGGGAGTGGAAGAGCTGATTCGAAAAATTCCAGGAGTCATTGAAACTCAGGTGGGATATAGCGGGGGTGATCTGAAAAATCCTGTTTACGATATTGTAAAGATGGGTAAGAGTAATCACGCTGAGGCGGTTCAAATTTTATTTGATCCAAAAAAGTTAGCCTATGAAGAAATTTTGCTTCAGTTCTTCAAACTTCATGATCCAACGACCTTAAATCAACAGGGCAATGACAAAGGAACGCAGTATCGTTCTGCGATTTTTTACGCTGATGGTGAACAAAAAAAGATTGCTGAGGCTGTAAAGTCTCGAGTTGATAAATCTGGAAAATGGAAAAGTCCTGTTGTGACTCAAATAGTTTCGTACAGAGATTTTTGGCGCGCCGAAGATGTGCATCAAAAATATTTAGAAAAAAATCCCCAGGGTTATACCTGCCACTTTGTTCGAGATATCAGTTTTTGA
- a CDS encoding fibronectin type III domain-containing protein, with protein sequence MAITNWSIGMKNRFKSQLLKYRTLRLQKYTLMVSLTLLIVLFQNCDPAGVPIGSAPHGDGFVDSASGNGNGSGNNPPGGNSTPPPGGGTPPPGGGTPPPVVTGNPPPPNPTGIALAANTVNSISLTWTAGGGSTVAYRVAYQEGTTAPANCGSGTVLSVNSTVGLAANLTRAKQYSFRVCAVNGNTTPDMSSGITYTTGTRCFQNPAPTIVQDTFASFSFPMGMGPLSGTATNIPQVAVTGTNAGGPYDLNQTYSLRCTTSVNNIIDVDCADNNGTNFNNNAANIRFQQPANSQCQPTGPVTVTMVARDECGAESPAKTIVVNVTNECLPEAKVVAVEKAQNDQFGSQVAIDGDYAVVVETGDSEGGDGAGAANVFFYNGTSWIFQQKLIPTEAAVSDNMKSVAISGSRIVLGSPYHPTAGVGAVFVFDRSGSTWTQTAKITPSQPNVQDVGDLFGYSVALSGNQLVVGAPWDNNVETAGSKLAYAGAVYVYNLSGGAWVQDGSKVVVSGNTGRNEFGASVAIGTNYIVVGAPHNETFKGNGNGKAYVLKKPATNWTVSQTLESSNKKAGDMFGISVKTDGTRIAVGAIFATGRAGQTSSGAAYIFENTGSWVQTASIGASDVANGDRFGVSIALAGDDLLIGSHWDDSKTGAVYHYRRSGASWTQSFKIMSRDRALNDEFGSSVAMSNRRAICGSRLDDGAAENIGAAYIVNLK encoded by the coding sequence GTGGCGATCACAAATTGGTCCATTGGGATGAAAAATAGATTTAAGAGTCAGTTGCTCAAATATCGTACACTTCGGCTACAGAAATATACGTTGATGGTCTCATTAACTTTGTTGATCGTTCTATTTCAGAACTGTGATCCAGCTGGAGTTCCTATCGGAAGTGCGCCACATGGTGATGGATTTGTCGATAGTGCGAGCGGAAATGGCAATGGAAGCGGCAACAATCCACCCGGAGGAAATAGCACGCCGCCACCCGGAGGCGGCACACCACCACCTGGCGGCGGCACACCACCACCAGTTGTGACGGGCAACCCTCCCCCGCCTAATCCAACTGGGATTGCTTTAGCAGCAAATACAGTTAATAGCATTTCTTTGACTTGGACTGCGGGAGGAGGAAGCACGGTCGCCTATCGGGTGGCTTATCAGGAAGGAACAACAGCTCCGGCAAATTGTGGGAGCGGGACGGTGCTCTCAGTTAATTCCACAGTTGGCTTGGCTGCCAATTTGACAAGAGCTAAGCAATACTCTTTTCGAGTTTGTGCCGTAAATGGCAATACGACTCCAGATATGTCTTCCGGAATCACCTATACGACCGGTACGAGGTGTTTTCAGAATCCAGCTCCCACAATTGTGCAGGACACTTTTGCGAGTTTTTCTTTTCCGATGGGAATGGGTCCGCTCTCAGGCACGGCTACGAATATTCCGCAAGTCGCTGTGACGGGAACAAATGCTGGAGGACCCTACGATCTAAATCAGACTTATTCGCTTCGATGCACAACTTCTGTCAATAATATTATCGACGTTGATTGTGCAGATAATAACGGAACCAATTTTAATAATAATGCGGCAAACATCCGATTTCAGCAGCCAGCGAATAGTCAATGTCAACCGACAGGTCCCGTCACAGTGACAATGGTCGCTCGAGATGAGTGTGGTGCTGAGTCCCCTGCAAAAACAATTGTCGTAAACGTGACAAACGAGTGTCTTCCAGAGGCAAAAGTTGTAGCTGTAGAAAAGGCACAGAATGATCAGTTTGGAAGTCAGGTGGCCATTGACGGTGACTACGCAGTTGTCGTTGAAACGGGTGACAGTGAAGGCGGTGACGGGGCTGGAGCTGCGAATGTCTTTTTTTACAATGGCACCAGTTGGATTTTTCAGCAAAAATTGATTCCTACAGAAGCCGCAGTGAGCGATAACATGAAGAGCGTTGCCATTAGCGGAAGTAGAATCGTTTTGGGGAGTCCCTATCACCCCACCGCTGGAGTTGGAGCCGTCTTTGTTTTTGATCGCTCTGGCTCTACTTGGACACAAACCGCCAAGATCACTCCATCTCAACCTAACGTGCAAGATGTGGGTGACCTTTTTGGATACTCCGTGGCTCTTTCGGGCAATCAGTTGGTGGTCGGGGCACCTTGGGATAACAACGTTGAAACAGCAGGATCAAAATTGGCCTACGCGGGTGCCGTTTATGTCTACAACTTGTCAGGTGGCGCATGGGTTCAAGATGGAAGCAAAGTTGTCGTTAGTGGAAATACCGGACGCAATGAATTTGGAGCAAGTGTTGCAATAGGCACGAATTACATTGTGGTCGGCGCACCTCACAATGAGACGTTCAAGGGAAATGGCAATGGCAAGGCGTACGTGTTGAAAAAGCCTGCCACGAACTGGACAGTTTCTCAGACCTTAGAGTCTTCAAATAAAAAAGCCGGAGATATGTTTGGAATTTCGGTGAAGACTGATGGGACGCGGATCGCTGTTGGGGCCATCTTTGCCACAGGGCGGGCTGGTCAAACCTCGTCGGGAGCCGCTTACATCTTCGAAAATACGGGTAGCTGGGTTCAAACTGCATCAATTGGCGCAAGTGATGTGGCAAATGGAGATCGTTTTGGAGTTTCAATTGCTCTAGCTGGAGATGATTTACTTATTGGCTCTCACTGGGATGATTCAAAAACTGGCGCTGTTTATCACTATCGACGCAGTGGCGCTAGCTGGACTCAGAGTTTTAAAATTATGTCGCGTGACAGAGCTCTCAACGATGAGTTTGGAAGTTCGGTTGCTATGTCTAACCGTCGAGCTATTTGCGGCAGTCGTTTGGATGATGGAGCGGCCGAAAATATTGGAGCGGCCTACATTGTCAATCTCAAATGA